A window of Pseudomonas guangdongensis contains these coding sequences:
- a CDS encoding YkgJ family cysteine cluster protein, whose translation MQCRAGCGACCIAPSISSPIPGMPEGKPAGVRCVQLDARNLCRLFGSPERPEVCSRFVADVQVCGETREQALHLLGEWERLTAA comes from the coding sequence ATGCAGTGTCGCGCCGGGTGCGGAGCCTGTTGCATCGCGCCGTCCATTTCCTCGCCCATTCCCGGGATGCCCGAGGGCAAGCCGGCAGGGGTTCGCTGCGTGCAGCTCGATGCGCGCAATCTCTGTCGCTTGTTCGGCAGTCCCGAACGCCCCGAGGTCTGCAGTCGCTTTGTGGCGGACGTTCAGGTGTGTGGCGAAACGCGAGAGCAGGCGTTGCACCTGCTGGGCGAGTGGGAGCGCCTGACCGCCGCATGA
- the sdhC gene encoding succinate dehydrogenase, cytochrome b556 subunit, translated as MNSKRPVNLDLRTIQLPVTAYTSIAHRISGVILFLGIAVLLYALDLSLASEQGFEQVKAFLAGSLAKLVIWGLLSALLYHLVAGIRHLIMDAGVGETLEGGKLGSKIVIAVSAVLIVLAGVWVW; from the coding sequence GTGAATAGCAAACGACCCGTAAACCTAGACCTTAGGACTATCCAACTCCCTGTCACTGCTTACACGTCCATCGCTCACCGTATTTCCGGCGTCATCCTGTTCCTGGGCATTGCTGTGCTGCTGTATGCACTCGACCTGTCCCTGGCGTCGGAACAAGGCTTCGAGCAGGTGAAGGCGTTCCTGGCCGGTTCATTGGCCAAGCTGGTGATCTGGGGCCTGCTGTCCGCTCTGCTCTATCACCTGGTGGCGGGCATTCGTCACCTGATCATGGATGCGGGCGTCGGTGAGACGCTGGAAGGCGGCAAGCTGGGCTCCAAAATCGTCATCGCTGTTTCCGCGGTGCTGATCGTTCTCGCAGGGGTATGGGTATGGTAA
- a CDS encoding DMT family protein, with product MHALITPPTNRIGYSALPVGQLKTIQEAITMTTFVPFSLLYIQPTRKLD from the coding sequence TTGCATGCACTGATCACGCCGCCGACCAACCGCATTGGCTATAGCGCGCTGCCGGTCGGCCAGCTGAAGACCATTCAGGAGGCCATCACCATGACGACCTTCGTACCCTTCAGCCTCCTTTATATACAGCCGACGCGGAAGCTCGATTAA
- the sdhA gene encoding succinate dehydrogenase flavoprotein subunit: MASIRTLSFDAIIIGGGGAGMRAALQLSQSGHKTACVTKVFPTRSHTVSAQGGITCAIASADPNDDWRWHMYDTVKGSDYIGDQDAIEYMCSVGPEAVFELEHMGLPFSRTEQGRIYQRPFGGQSKGPDNNTQAARTCAAADRTGHALLHTLYQANLKNGTTFLNEWFAVDLVKNQDGAIVGIIAICVETGETVYIRAKATVLATGGAGRIYASTTNALINTGDGIGMALRAGVPVQDIEMWQFHPTGIAGAGVLVTEGCRGEGGYLINAHGERFMERYAPNAKDLAGRDVVARSMVKEVIAGNGVGPDKDHVLLKLDHLGEEVLHSRLPGICELSKTFAHVDPVVAPIPVIPTCHYMMGGVATNIHGQAITQDANGNDKIIEGLFAVGEVACVSVHGANRLGGNSLLDLVVFGRAAGLHLEKALKEGIEHRGATETDLEASLKRLNGVNERTSGEDVAPLRKELQQCMQNYFGVFRTGEYMQKGIAQLADLRERIANVKIADKSQAFNTARTEALELQNLLEVAEATAIAAETRKESRGAHAREDFEDRDDENWLCHTLYFPGEKRVAKRGVNFSPKTVPAFEPKVRTY; the protein is encoded by the coding sequence ATGGCTAGCATTCGTACTCTTTCTTTCGACGCCATCATCATCGGTGGCGGCGGCGCCGGCATGCGTGCCGCGCTGCAACTGTCCCAGTCCGGTCACAAGACCGCCTGTGTGACCAAGGTCTTCCCGACCCGTTCCCACACTGTATCCGCCCAGGGCGGCATCACCTGCGCCATCGCTTCGGCCGACCCGAACGATGACTGGCGCTGGCACATGTACGATACCGTCAAGGGCTCCGACTACATCGGCGACCAGGACGCTATCGAATACATGTGCTCCGTGGGCCCGGAAGCTGTGTTCGAGCTCGAGCACATGGGTCTGCCGTTCTCCCGTACCGAGCAGGGCCGCATCTATCAGCGTCCGTTCGGTGGCCAGTCCAAGGGGCCGGACAACAACACCCAGGCCGCCCGTACCTGCGCTGCTGCCGACCGTACCGGACATGCCCTGCTGCACACCCTGTACCAGGCGAACCTGAAGAATGGCACCACCTTCCTCAACGAGTGGTTCGCCGTCGACCTGGTGAAGAATCAGGACGGCGCCATCGTCGGTATCATCGCTATCTGCGTTGAAACCGGTGAAACCGTCTATATCCGCGCCAAGGCCACCGTACTGGCCACCGGCGGTGCCGGTCGCATCTATGCTTCCACCACCAACGCCCTGATCAATACCGGCGACGGTATCGGCATGGCCCTGCGTGCCGGTGTGCCGGTGCAGGACATCGAGATGTGGCAGTTCCACCCGACCGGTATCGCCGGTGCCGGCGTGCTGGTGACCGAAGGTTGCCGTGGCGAGGGCGGCTACCTGATCAACGCCCATGGCGAGCGCTTCATGGAGCGTTATGCTCCGAACGCCAAGGATCTGGCAGGTCGCGATGTGGTGGCCCGCTCCATGGTCAAGGAAGTCATCGCTGGCAACGGCGTCGGTCCGGACAAGGACCACGTGCTGCTCAAGCTCGACCACCTCGGCGAGGAAGTCCTGCACAGCCGCCTGCCCGGCATCTGCGAGCTGTCCAAGACCTTCGCCCACGTCGACCCGGTCGTTGCGCCGATTCCGGTCATTCCGACCTGCCACTACATGATGGGTGGCGTGGCCACCAACATCCATGGCCAGGCCATCACCCAAGACGCCAACGGTAACGACAAGATCATCGAAGGTCTGTTCGCGGTCGGTGAAGTGGCTTGCGTGTCGGTGCATGGCGCCAACCGCCTGGGCGGCAACTCGCTGCTCGACCTGGTGGTGTTCGGCCGTGCTGCCGGCCTGCACCTGGAGAAGGCCCTCAAGGAAGGCATCGAGCACCGTGGTGCCACCGAGACCGACCTCGAGGCATCGCTCAAGCGCCTGAACGGCGTCAACGAGCGCACCAGCGGCGAAGATGTCGCGCCGCTGCGCAAGGAGCTGCAGCAATGCATGCAGAACTACTTCGGTGTATTCCGTACCGGCGAATACATGCAGAAGGGTATCGCCCAACTGGCCGACCTGCGGGAACGCATCGCGAACGTCAAGATCGCGGACAAGAGCCAGGCTTTCAACACTGCGCGTACTGAAGCGCTGGAACTGCAGAACCTCCTCGAAGTGGCCGAAGCCACTGCGATTGCCGCCGAGACCCGCAAGGAGTCCCGTGGCGCGCACGCTCGCGAAGATTTCGAGG
- a CDS encoding exonuclease domain-containing protein has translation MTHWLVIDLEATTDEGGWPVEDMEVIEIGAVIVDANGRELSHFQSFVRPRLRAELTDFCRQLTHIRQSDIDAAPTLDRLWPRLEAWLLPHLGDLQGWLSWGNYDRQQLEVEWRNQQLSSCLASLPHFNLKQLFARHYRQTRRSRDRRQLGLNKALEVSGLSFAGTQHRGLDDARNIARLLPLSLPALIAACQATQPPH, from the coding sequence ATGACGCACTGGCTGGTGATCGACCTGGAAGCCACCACCGACGAAGGTGGCTGGCCGGTCGAGGACATGGAGGTCATCGAGATCGGCGCGGTCATCGTCGACGCGAATGGCCGCGAGCTGAGCCACTTCCAGAGTTTCGTCAGACCACGCCTGCGCGCCGAGCTGACCGATTTCTGCCGCCAGCTGACCCACATCCGCCAGAGCGACATCGATGCCGCGCCGACCCTCGACCGACTCTGGCCGCGCCTCGAAGCCTGGTTGCTGCCGCACCTCGGCGACCTGCAAGGCTGGCTCAGCTGGGGCAACTACGACCGCCAGCAACTGGAAGTCGAGTGGCGCAACCAGCAGCTGTCCAGCTGCCTGGCCAGCCTGCCGCATTTCAACCTCAAGCAGTTGTTCGCCCGCCATTACCGGCAGACCCGGCGCAGCCGCGACCGTCGCCAACTGGGCCTGAACAAGGCACTGGAGGTCAGCGGCCTGAGCTTTGCCGGCACTCAGCATCGCGGCCTGGACGACGCCCGCAACATCGCCCGCCTGCTGCCACTGAGCCTGCCGGCCCTGATCGCCGCCTGCCAGGCCACGCAACCGCCGCACTGA
- the sdhD gene encoding succinate dehydrogenase, hydrophobic membrane anchor protein: MVTNVTNFSRSGLFDWMAQRVSAVVLAAYFIFLLGYLVANPGLSYADWHGLFSQTWMRIFSLLALVGLSAHAWVGMWTISTDYLTSMAIGRSATAVRFLFQAVCGMAMFAFFVWGVQILWGV, from the coding sequence ATGGTAACCAACGTCACTAACTTCTCCCGTTCGGGTCTGTTCGACTGGATGGCGCAGAGGGTTTCCGCTGTGGTTCTCGCGGCTTATTTCATCTTCCTGTTGGGGTACCTCGTGGCCAATCCCGGCCTGTCCTATGCGGACTGGCACGGGCTGTTCTCCCAGACCTGGATGCGCATCTTCAGTCTGCTGGCTCTGGTTGGTCTGAGCGCTCACGCGTGGGTCGGTATGTGGACCATCTCCACCGACTATCTGACCAGCATGGCTATCGGTCGCTCGGCGACTGCCGTGCGCTTCCTGTTCCAGGCAGTCTGCGGCATGGCGATGTTCGCATTCTTCGTCTGGGGTGTGCAGATTCTTTGGGGTGTCTGA
- a CDS encoding PA1571 family protein produces MSSAAPASPRRHLSQPLRQQHLGAIIDARGREIPITEQMILQACRQLEQADKPRRRFLFG; encoded by the coding sequence ATGTCCAGCGCCGCACCCGCCAGCCCTCGCCGTCATCTCAGCCAGCCGCTGCGCCAGCAGCATCTGGGCGCCATCATCGACGCCCGGGGCCGCGAAATCCCGATCACCGAACAGATGATCCTGCAGGCCTGCCGCCAACTGGAGCAGGCCGACAAGCCACGCCGGCGCTTCCTGTTCGGCTGA
- the gltA gene encoding citrate synthase: MADKKAQLIIEGTEVQLPILSGSMGPDVVDVRSLVSQGVFTYDPGFMSTAACESKITFIDGDKGILMHRGYPIEQLAEKSDYLETCYALLYGELPTAAQKEEFTGLVKNHTMVHEQMKSFLNGFRRDAHPMAVMCGLVGALSAFYHDSLDNNDPKHREISAIRLIAKMPTMAAMCYKYSVGQPIMYPRNHLSYAENFLHMMFNTPCEEKPINPVLAKAMDRIFILHADHEQNASTSTVRLTGSTGANPFACIAAGIAALWGPAHGGANEAVLTMLDEIGSVENIEKFIAKAKDKNDPFKLMGFGHRVYKNFDPRAKVMKQTCDEVLSELGINDPKLELAMKLEEYARNDPYFQERNLYPNVDFYSGIILKAIGIPTSMFTVIFALARTAGWIAQWKEMYSEGYKIGRPRQIYTGYTKRDYVAINERG; the protein is encoded by the coding sequence ATGGCTGACAAGAAAGCACAGTTGATCATCGAGGGTACTGAGGTTCAGCTGCCCATCCTCTCTGGCAGCATGGGGCCGGACGTTGTCGATGTCCGCAGCCTGGTCAGCCAGGGTGTGTTCACCTATGATCCTGGCTTCATGTCGACCGCCGCTTGCGAGTCGAAGATCACCTTCATCGACGGTGACAAGGGCATCCTGATGCACCGCGGTTACCCGATCGAGCAACTGGCCGAGAAGTCCGACTACCTCGAGACCTGCTACGCCCTGCTTTACGGCGAGCTGCCGACTGCCGCGCAGAAGGAAGAGTTCACTGGCCTGGTGAAGAACCACACCATGGTCCACGAGCAGATGAAGTCGTTCCTCAACGGCTTCCGCCGCGACGCTCACCCGATGGCGGTGATGTGCGGCCTTGTTGGCGCCCTGTCGGCGTTCTACCACGACTCGCTGGATAACAACGATCCCAAGCACCGCGAAATCTCCGCGATCCGCCTGATCGCCAAGATGCCGACCATGGCGGCCATGTGCTACAAGTACTCGGTCGGCCAGCCGATCATGTACCCGCGCAACCACCTGAGCTACGCGGAAAACTTCCTGCACATGATGTTCAACACCCCGTGCGAGGAGAAGCCGATCAACCCGGTGCTGGCCAAGGCCATGGACCGTATCTTCATCCTGCACGCCGACCACGAGCAGAATGCCTCCACCTCCACCGTGCGCCTGACCGGCTCCACCGGCGCCAACCCGTTCGCCTGTATCGCCGCCGGCATCGCCGCGCTGTGGGGACCGGCTCACGGTGGCGCCAACGAAGCCGTGCTGACCATGCTCGACGAGATCGGCAGCGTCGAGAACATCGAGAAGTTCATCGCCAAGGCCAAGGACAAGAACGATCCGTTCAAGCTGATGGGCTTCGGTCACCGCGTGTACAAGAACTTCGACCCGCGCGCCAAGGTCATGAAACAGACCTGCGACGAGGTACTGTCCGAGCTGGGCATCAACGATCCGAAGCTCGAGCTGGCGATGAAGCTGGAAGAGTACGCGCGCAACGACCCGTACTTCCAGGAGCGCAACCTGTACCCGAACGTGGACTTCTACTCGGGCATCATCCTCAAAGCCATCGGCATCCCGACCAGCATGTTCACTGTGATCTTCGCCCTGGCGCGCACCGCCGGCTGGATCGCCCAGTGGAAGGAAATGTACTCCGAAGGCTACAAGATCGGCCGCCCGCGCCAGATCTACACCGGCTACACCAAGCGCGACTACGTCGCCATCAACGAGCGCGGCTAA
- the ppnP gene encoding pyrimidine/purine nucleoside phosphorylase encodes MFKVNEYFDGTVKSIAFEMNEGPATVGVMAPGEYEFGTAKAEVMHVIAGALTVKLPGAEAWETFAAGSKFDVPADSKFQLKVAQDTAYLCEYR; translated from the coding sequence ATGTTCAAGGTCAACGAGTACTTCGACGGCACCGTCAAATCCATCGCCTTCGAGATGAACGAAGGTCCGGCTACCGTCGGCGTGATGGCCCCCGGCGAATACGAGTTCGGCACCGCCAAGGCCGAGGTGATGCACGTGATCGCCGGCGCCCTGACCGTCAAGCTGCCGGGCGCCGAGGCCTGGGAAACCTTCGCCGCCGGCAGCAAGTTCGACGTGCCGGCCGACAGCAAATTCCAGCTCAAGGTCGCCCAGGACACTGCCTACCTCTGCGAATACCGCTGA
- a CDS encoding NAD(P)-dependent oxidoreductase — protein sequence MAKVAFIGLGVMGYPMAGHLQRKGHTVCVYNRSADKAERWVAEYGGCRAATPREAAQGAELVMTCVGNDDDLRSVVLGGQGAFAGMAPGSVLVDHTTASAAVARELALLAAERELEFLDAPVSGGQAGAQNGALTVMVGGEPEVFARAEPVIACYARMVRLMGQAGSGQLTKMVNQICIGSLLQGLSEALHFAECAGLDRMAAMEVISKGAAQSWQLENRHASMIEGRFDFGFAVDWMRKDLAILLEEARRNGAQLPVTALVDQFYADVQAAGGGRWDTSSLISRLKPSRGA from the coding sequence ATGGCGAAGGTGGCGTTTATCGGTCTGGGCGTGATGGGCTATCCGATGGCCGGGCATCTGCAGCGCAAGGGCCACACGGTCTGTGTCTACAACCGCTCGGCCGACAAGGCCGAACGCTGGGTGGCCGAGTACGGCGGGTGCCGCGCGGCGACTCCGCGCGAGGCGGCCCAGGGCGCCGAGCTGGTGATGACCTGTGTGGGCAACGACGACGATCTGCGCAGCGTGGTGCTGGGCGGGCAGGGCGCTTTCGCCGGCATGGCGCCGGGCAGCGTGCTGGTCGATCACACCACGGCCTCCGCGGCGGTGGCTCGCGAGCTGGCGCTGCTGGCCGCCGAGCGCGAGCTGGAGTTCCTCGATGCGCCGGTCTCCGGCGGTCAGGCCGGTGCGCAAAATGGTGCGCTGACGGTGATGGTCGGTGGCGAACCCGAGGTGTTCGCCCGCGCCGAGCCGGTGATTGCCTGCTATGCGCGGATGGTGCGGCTGATGGGGCAGGCCGGCAGTGGTCAACTGACCAAGATGGTCAATCAGATCTGCATTGGCAGCCTGCTGCAGGGCCTGTCCGAGGCGCTGCATTTCGCCGAGTGCGCCGGGCTCGACCGGATGGCGGCGATGGAGGTGATCAGCAAGGGGGCGGCGCAGTCCTGGCAGCTGGAAAATCGTCATGCCAGCATGATCGAGGGGCGCTTCGACTTCGGCTTTGCGGTCGACTGGATGCGCAAGGATCTGGCCATCCTGCTGGAAGAAGCACGCCGCAACGGCGCCCAGCTGCCGGTCACCGCGCTGGTCGACCAGTTCTATGCCGATGTCCAGGCGGCCGGCGGCGGACGCTGGGACACGTCGAGCCTGATCAGTCGTCTCAAACCCTCGCGCGGTGCCTGA
- a CDS encoding HD domain-containing phosphohydrolase: MQTPHPPPGIPLQRLTAIAIVASMLLLTLALILQGQHGLRQALVAAATDDSQRLGSLIGERTQQLLSPARSALSLLRHDALSGADSLAARLPRLSLLAETLQIGPALSAVYIGYPDGDFLLLRRLEQDSDPQRQRLRAPAQARYLLQSIDRDAAGATHGEWHFYDSQLQLLERQIRPDYRYDPRSRPWYRQAMADTEAILTPPYLFFTTAQIGVSLAQRSLDGRMVIGMDAAVQDLSSQVRALRLTPGTLIAALDAQDQVFIHSEPQRLLIGDDPASVRLAKLDELQAPALSALQRLPADGRQVQAFSVEGHRWYGVRMPLTGLDSASKLLITIPEAELFLAARQLLLDKTLLAGLLLVPMLLAGWWLGRRIGTPLRELARHLEALIDFDFRQPPQIRSRIREVGRLGWVLQRMAGSLYNLQTITHTLNRESRLELMLEQVLQQLVGATALEGGGIYLYESDNACLRLNTRHLAGDYPPSLDCSGEDAVRLDADLVQLFAARDYLCIPLRDRSDALLGLLVLRLGELHREPRAQQSFRRFAEEIAGAAAVAIETRQLIESQQRLIDAIIRLLADAIDAKSPYTGGHCERVPQLAILLVEKAIACREGSFADFRMSEAELYEFRIAAWLHDCGKITSPEHVVDKATKLETLYNRLHEIRTRFEVLWRDAELDYWRALADGGDGTALQRQLQRRQDELQEDFAFVARCNIGGEDMDDEDIRRLERIAERRWWRHFDDRLGLSLEERQRLEGIAPRALPAEERLLADRPEHRQPWGSQRPPVEKDDPRNRWGFDMRLPPHAADRGELHNLRTRRGTLTDEERFKINEHIVQTLIMLSSLPLPPHLRKVPDIAANHHEKMDGSGYPRRLRREQLSLPERIVAVADIFEALTAHDRPYKPPKPLSEALQIMARMAREAHIDSEVFRLFLCSGAYLEYAQRFLAAAQIDAVDLDACLRDLPVAAEAMPVRDAVAGSMPR; encoded by the coding sequence ATGCAAACGCCCCACCCGCCCCCTGGCATCCCCCTGCAACGTCTGACTGCAATTGCCATCGTCGCCAGCATGCTGCTGCTGACCCTCGCGCTGATCCTTCAGGGCCAGCATGGCCTGCGCCAGGCACTGGTGGCCGCTGCCACGGACGACTCCCAGCGGCTCGGCAGCCTGATCGGCGAGCGCACCCAGCAGTTGCTCAGCCCGGCGCGCAGCGCGCTGAGCCTGCTGCGCCACGATGCCCTGTCCGGCGCCGACAGCCTGGCGGCACGCCTGCCGCGCCTGTCGCTACTGGCCGAGACCCTGCAGATCGGCCCGGCCCTGAGCGCCGTCTACATCGGCTATCCTGACGGCGACTTCCTGCTGCTGCGCCGCCTTGAACAGGACAGCGACCCGCAGCGCCAGCGCCTGCGAGCTCCCGCACAGGCCCGCTACCTGCTGCAAAGCATCGACCGCGATGCCGCCGGCGCCACGCACGGCGAATGGCACTTCTACGACAGCCAGCTGCAGCTGCTGGAGCGCCAGATACGTCCCGACTACCGCTACGACCCGCGCAGCCGCCCCTGGTATCGCCAGGCCATGGCGGACACCGAGGCGATCCTGACGCCACCCTACCTGTTCTTCACCACCGCGCAGATCGGCGTCAGCCTGGCCCAGCGCAGCCTCGACGGGCGCATGGTGATCGGCATGGACGCCGCCGTGCAGGACCTCAGCAGCCAGGTCCGCGCACTGCGCCTGACCCCGGGTACGCTGATCGCCGCCCTCGACGCGCAGGACCAGGTATTCATCCACTCCGAACCACAGCGCCTGCTGATCGGCGACGACCCCGCCAGCGTGCGCCTGGCCAAACTCGACGAGCTGCAGGCACCGGCACTCTCCGCCCTGCAGCGCCTGCCCGCCGACGGACGCCAGGTACAAGCGTTCAGCGTCGAGGGACACCGCTGGTACGGCGTGCGCATGCCGCTGACAGGGCTGGACAGTGCCAGCAAGCTGCTGATCACCATCCCCGAGGCCGAGCTGTTCCTCGCCGCCCGCCAGTTGCTGCTCGACAAGACCCTGCTGGCCGGCCTGCTGCTGGTGCCCATGCTGCTGGCCGGCTGGTGGCTGGGCCGGCGGATCGGCACACCGCTGCGCGAGCTGGCCCGACACCTGGAAGCGCTGATCGACTTCGACTTCCGCCAGCCGCCTCAGATACGTTCGCGGATCCGCGAAGTCGGCCGCCTCGGCTGGGTCCTGCAGCGCATGGCCGGCTCGCTGTACAACCTGCAAACCATCACCCACACCCTGAACCGCGAAAGCCGTCTGGAACTGATGCTGGAACAGGTGCTGCAGCAACTGGTCGGCGCCACAGCCCTGGAGGGCGGCGGCATCTACCTGTACGAATCCGACAACGCCTGCCTGCGCCTCAACACCCGGCACCTGGCCGGCGACTACCCGCCTAGCCTGGACTGCAGCGGCGAGGACGCCGTGCGGCTCGACGCCGACCTCGTCCAGCTATTCGCCGCCCGGGACTACCTGTGCATCCCGCTCAGGGACCGCAGCGACGCCCTGCTCGGTCTGCTCGTCCTGCGCCTGGGCGAGCTGCACCGCGAACCCCGGGCACAGCAGTCGTTCCGCCGTTTCGCCGAGGAGATCGCCGGCGCCGCCGCCGTGGCCATCGAGACCCGCCAGTTGATCGAGTCCCAGCAACGCCTGATCGACGCCATCATCCGTCTGCTGGCCGACGCCATCGACGCCAAGTCGCCCTACACCGGCGGGCACTGCGAACGAGTCCCGCAACTGGCCATACTGCTGGTGGAAAAGGCCATCGCCTGCCGCGAGGGCAGCTTTGCCGACTTCCGCATGAGCGAAGCCGAACTCTACGAGTTCCGCATCGCCGCCTGGCTGCACGACTGCGGCAAGATCACCAGCCCCGAGCACGTGGTCGACAAGGCCACCAAGCTGGAAACCCTCTACAACCGCCTGCACGAGATCCGCACCCGCTTCGAGGTGCTCTGGCGCGATGCCGAACTGGACTACTGGCGGGCGCTGGCCGACGGCGGCGACGGCACGGCGCTGCAGCGGCAACTGCAGCGCCGGCAGGACGAATTGCAGGAGGATTTCGCCTTCGTTGCGCGCTGCAACATCGGCGGCGAGGACATGGACGACGAGGACATCCGGCGCCTGGAGCGGATCGCCGAACGCCGCTGGTGGCGCCACTTCGACGACCGCCTCGGCCTCTCCCTGGAGGAGCGCCAGCGACTGGAAGGCATAGCGCCGCGTGCGCTGCCCGCGGAGGAGCGCCTGCTCGCCGACCGTCCGGAGCACCGCCAGCCCTGGGGCAGCCAGCGCCCGCCAGTGGAGAAGGACGATCCGCGCAACCGCTGGGGCTTCGACATGCGGCTGCCGCCCCATGCCGCCGACCGCGGCGAGCTGCACAACCTGCGCACGCGCCGCGGCACCCTCACCGACGAGGAGCGCTTCAAGATCAACGAACACATCGTGCAGACCCTGATCATGCTCAGCAGCCTGCCGCTGCCGCCGCACCTGCGCAAAGTGCCGGATATCGCGGCCAACCATCACGAAAAGATGGACGGCAGCGGCTATCCACGACGCCTGCGCCGCGAGCAGCTGAGCCTGCCGGAACGCATCGTCGCGGTAGCCGACATCTTCGAGGCGCTGACCGCCCACGACCGCCCCTACAAGCCGCCCAAGCCGCTTTCCGAGGCCCTGCAGATCATGGCGCGGATGGCCCGCGAGGCGCACATCGACAGCGAGGTGTTCCGCCTTTTCCTGTGCAGCGGCGCCTACCTGGAGTACGCCCAGCGCTTCCTCGCCGCCGCCCAAATCGACGCCGTCGACCTCGACGCCTGCCTGCGGGACCTGCCGGTGGCGGCCGAAGCCATGCCGGTTCGGGACGCCGTCGCCGGATCGATGCCCAGGTGA